TTATTTGCATAGTAAAGCCACCAGAACATGTGGGCCTTGCTCCGAACCTCCACATATCCCCACACCTCTTTGGGCTCTTGGGGCTGCCTCAGAACTACACCttgagaggaaataaaaataacaattagCTAGGTAAAAAGGCTCAGCTTTGGGCTTTCCACCAGAATTGTTCCAAAACATCACATTTCAATCTTGGGTGTGATAAATAGAATTGGtactgctatttaaaaaaattactataagAAACCTAGGCGCCTATACTTACACCCCCACCCACAGCTGAGTTATCATCAATGAACGAAGCGTGTTCCTTAAGTGCTTCCTTATCAGAGCCTGGCTTTAGAGCTGCCGCCGGAATCGCAGCTGTTCTTCAAGTGTTTTCAAGGCCTGGGCTGAAGGCACAACCCCACTAACCCAAATGGAATGACTCCCGTAACCAGCTGCAACTGCGACAAAGATCACATAATATTCTGTGTATAAAGGGACGTAAAAAAATCGAGTTCAACTGTTTAGTGAATTGACGGGAATCGAACCGGCAGCCTTGGAGTTACTGGCTCCATGACCCAACCGAGCTCATGCCGGTACTTTGATCTGGGTGTCTGTGGAGACCGCATCACTTCACAGTCCCCAAGGAGAGCAGATGCAGACAGACAGAGGGTCACTTCTAAAGGAatctaaaatataatttaaactCATTTAAGCCAGTAAAGTCTGGTCACCTTACGCGGTCAGTCTACGGTCCATTTCGGACACGGAACAGACCTTTGACACTCCATCCATTAATTTCAGGGATCAGGGCAGAAGGCAACAGCGCACTGGAGTAGGAGCAATAAGGCTTTTCCAAGCCACGGCGGCCTGGCTTTGCTGCTCCCGCCGGGACTCTCGCCACCCTCTCCGTCCCTCCCCACCGCCATCCCGGCAAGCGAAATTTCCCGCGGCTCAGCCCAGGCCCTGCCCGCCAGCGGCTGCGGCACCCAGGAGCGCCGTGGCCGGAGGCCCTGCTCCgctcccgtcccgtcccgtcccgtcccgtcccgtcccgtaCCTGccgccagcagcagcacggaCAGCGCGACCCCAGCACGGAGCGGCCCCATGGCTCCCTCAGCTCCCGCGATCACGggaccggcccggcccgccctgAGGCACCGCCCCCCGTGCCCGCCTCTtgccccttctcctcctcctcctcctcctcctgctgctccatgaTGGCGGCCGGCGGCGGCCCGGTGCGGCTGCGGCTGGTGTTCGACCACCCTCCGCCGGCCAGCCCGGGCTGCGcgctgtgctggctgctgctggagccgggCCAGGCGCGGCTCGTCACCGACCTGCTCAGCCTCATCCGCCACCGCTTCGGCTTCAGCCGCCGCGCCCGCCTCAGCCTCTTCCTCGAGGAGGCGCTGCTGCCGCCCGCCGAGAGCGCGCGCCTCGTGAGGGACAACGACTCGCTGCGGTACGGAccggaccgggaccgggaccgggacagtgggaccgggacagggacagtgggaccgggacagggacagtgggaccGGAACAGCGGGATCGGGGGTCAGTCCCACACACGCGCCCCATCACTGTCTATCAGTATCTGAAGGCGGTGCCAAGAGGCCGGGCCGGGTTCTGCCCGGTGGTGCCGAGCCGTGGGACACGGGGCAGCGGACAGGAACTGATGCCCGGGAAGTTCCACCTGACCATGAGGAGGAGCTTCCCTGTGCAGGGACCGCACGCTGGGACAGATTGTGCAGAGAGGATGTGGAGTCTTCCTCGCTGGGATATTCCAGAGCCCTCTGGACCCAACCCTGTGCCTTGTGCTCCgggatgaccctgcttgggCAGGGAGGTGGGACCAGATGACCCCAATGtgatcccttccagcctgacccatgcTGGGGTTCTGTGAATCCCCACGTGGGCTtggtgggacagggatggggcttCCCCGGGGGactgagctgttccttccctgggcagtggaGAGGGAGCCAGGTACCCATGGGCACTGATTCCCAGCACCCAGACACCCCAACATGTCCaaaagggatggagggagccAAGAGGTCGGAAATGTTCCCAAAGATGGAAGGAGAGCCTTTGCCTGGAGGGGAGGGTTCTGTACTGTctggggaagagctggagcatcTTCACTCTAGAGGAACTTGCCTGAGCTGCTCACATATAGGGAAAAGTGTTCATTATGCTGAACGGTGGCTTttgttagttttgttttgtttttttttttacagagtaAAATTGGAAGAGATAGTTGCAGATGATTATGAAGAAATAGATGATGATTTTATTTACACAAcaaaagaagacaaagaaagGCACAGACACAAGCAGGATGAGGAAGAATTCTCTAGGAATGAAGGCAagcataaaaggaaaaagaaaaaggagaagcatAACCTTGAGTATTCCTCTTGTAGGGAAGAGACTTCTGTAGATACTTGGGATTCTCAGAAAAGGTACAcgaaaagaaaaagaaaagaagaagttAGGGGAAGAAATAGAGTCTCAGAAGGTAAGGAAGAGAGCTCTACTTCCCATtctaaaaagatgaaaaaagcagagagggagaagCAGTTGGCAACAAAAAAGAAGGATGAAAAGCAGACAAAGGTTGCTGCAGCAAAGATGGCTTTAGAACGGGCAAATGAGAGCTTTTCTCTAAATTCTGGTGAAAATAGCACCAAAAAGATCGCAACACAGTCCAGGAAAAAGAGGGTGGGAGCTTCAGATTCCTCAAGCACGTCATCtgacagtgacagcagtgaaTTAAATGTAAAGGAAAGTAAAACTTCCCATAAACCTGTAGTGGTGACACTTCCCAAAGATAAATCCCGAGTTGTTTCAGATTTTGATGTGAAAACTAGTAAAGCTACTGTAAAGTCTAACACTGAAAAGACTAAGACTGCAATTAGTAAAAATGCTAAAAACCCCCAGTCTTCTAGTTCAGATTCTGACTCAAGCACAGAGGATGAGAAGGTGACTCCAGCACAAGACAGCACTGCAAAGGAAAAATCGGTGCCAAACCATACGGTGGCTGTAAAAGCCAGCACCAAGGCTTCCAAAGCAAAGAGCTCCTCTTCAGACTCTGATAGTTCAGATTCAGACCCACTTGTCATTAAAAAatctgcagcaggtgctggacTGGGTGATTCCGTAGTAAGGAACTGCACTAAACAGTTGCCAGCCAGTGTGCAAGGATCGTTTGCCAGCCCTGGCCGTGGAAGGGGGCATGGAACAAGAGAGGATAACTTCTGGAGAAGACCTAGGGGCCGTGGGTTTCATGGGATGATGAGGGGCCATGGGCGAGGAGCAAACCCTGGCTTCTTCTATAACTACAGCAGTGAAGGCCAGAAACAGAGGCAGTTAAATGAAGCTGCGACAAACACTTCTGTCCTTGTCCAGGTGAGTGACTGACACAGGCAGAGGTCACCTTTCTCTGGCAGCTTGAACTGTACAAAGAACCTAGAGGATGAGAGTAATTCATAACAGAAGAAATGGATTAGTGGGATAAAGGTTGGTCTTTTATTTACTGTAATTCCATTTGTCAGCCTGAGGAAGTGTTTGTGGAACAGCAATAAAGTGATTGTATTATATATCTAAAAACAATGTGTGCCTTGCTCTTAGAGCTTCTTGCAATCCATACAGCATAAACACTGACTTCTGTTTTCACTGGTACAGTAATTAAATCAGTGGGTTACTCTCTGTTTCACAGAATCCAGTGAAGATTCCCAAGAGAGACTATAGTGTGTTACCTCTTCTAGCTGCTCCACCCCAAGTGGGAGAAAGGATTGCCTTTAAGGTAAAGAATTCTGGAAATACTGAATGTTAGTAGGTTAAAATTGCTTCATTTCAGCCACTTTTTAAGTTTCTGACCTAATAGTTTCTCTAAAAAATTCACTTGTTGTAAAGCCTAGCTTTGATTTTTACAAATTTTTGGAGTATATACAGAAGTTAAGTGCATTTCTTTGGACTTTCTGTATTTGTATAACACAAGAaatgctgtccctgctgtcatTTCAATGTGATTTCCATGTAAATGTTATTTCAAGTCTTACCATACAAATAATTACACTgtgctgcaaaataaaaaaaaaaataaacaaaaatgaaatccCTGTAGTTGGGGAGACTGGGATCCATCTCCCTGATGTCCTCACACAGCCTGACCTGAATATAAATCCTTTGGAGCAGCGAGTTCTGCAAGTCTAACTGGGACCATGATTGGCACTGGGTGCCAGGAGTAGAAGACTTGGCTCTTGCACTTTTCTCTTGCTGCAGAAGCTGTAGGTGGAATCATCAAAGATTGGGATAAGTTACAGTTTGTTACTTGTATTTCTTTCAACAGCGCCTGGAACTAACTGAAAATTACAGTCCTGAAGTTTCAGACTATAAGGTActggttttctttcctcccttcatTTTCTCACAGAACTATGATAAGTGAGGTATGGCTTAAATACTTTGATGTTGTGCAGTGTTTTTCCTTGCATCCAATTGACTCCACAGGCTATTCCTGGTGCAGCAGTAAAAATCAAAACTCTAGAAGCTGGAACTAATTGAAAATTTGAAATGTGTAGCTgttattcaaagaaaaaaaaaccaacacaaaaaccACCAACTACAAGGATTATTAATAATCATTAATATTTTAGAGATAAAAAATGCAGATCCTCAAGTAGAAAATGTAGCTGTATTTGAGTCTACTGCTATTTGAAGTCTGGGCAAGTTCTTAAAACGTGCAAGTAAAATTTTGTTGCTACTTCAAATAACTTGATTTCTGCGTAAGTACTGATTTAAACTGCAAAATTGGTGACAATGAGTAACTTTGGTTTATTGATGCCAGTAGTTACAGATTGCTGAACATTAATTCTTTGCAGATTTTATACATGGAAACTGGAAAATTTGATAGCCAAATAGACTTATTTACTCTGGCAGCAATCAGGTAGCATACTGGTTGTAAATATGGAGTAGTTAGCCAGTGCTGAAATGTGTCTTACctgattcttttctttttgctttgtgaAGGAGGCAAAAATAATCAGTTGGAATGCTGAAAAAAGGCAGATTGAACTTGAGATCCTTTCAACATCAGCAGGACAGCGTATGTACCTGGGACACCAAGGGCTTGTAGTCATGTGCTGTCACCTGGAAAACCAGAAATCCAAGGAACACTTCATCTTTCAGGAGTATTCCAGATTTCCTTGGGTTCATACTCAACACACTCCTCCCCTCCTCATTCTCTCCCCAATAAATTGAGAGTTCTAACCCTTGCTAGTTGAACTGAAGGACATTTATGGgtatttacaaaatattttttttcagtcagtttGGGTGGTCAGTAACTCAGCTCTACTGTGGtttcattttctgaaagaaattattttatggaACTACAGAGAAAGCGTGAGGTCATAATGTGTCTTCAGTGTCTTCAGTGGGTGTGGAAGTGAGTCCCTGCAATGACAAGATGCAATTCCTGAGACCTGAAATGATGAATGTTTCTCAAATTGTGTATCCTGCAGTTGCCATTTAAGCCAGAATTAATGAATTGtcataaaagcatttttctcagatttcaaCAAGATATTGTTGACATTCTCATGTGAGTAGTCAGATAATTACCATAATTTTGGTGTGTAGTATTCAGTTTTACatcaagattatttttttttacaattatgAACCCAGACActgagcttaaaaaaaatcaacaaaacaacccccaaaaccaaaccagtttTGATCAGTGTTTGTggtaaacatttaaaatttctttggTTTGTAGCTCATTGAGctgtttgcttggtttttcaGTTGCTAAGGAGCCAGGGAAGTTTGACCTGGTGTACCAGTCTGCAGACGGAGAGCAGCTGATCGAGTACGCGGTGCCTCAGGACACCAAGGTACGTGGGGCCTGCTCTGAGTCCTGCCACCAGAGCTGGTACCTGCCCTGCTTCCTGACTCTGTTCACCTCAGGGACATTCCGTTTGTAATCATGCATCTGATTTGAATCAATTAATTGAATCAATGGAAGCAAGAATAATTGTTCCTTTCTGGCAAGAATATGCATGTTTACATCATAATAATCAGTTCCTGCATGTTACTCAATTAACTGGGGTCACAGCCACTCATCAGACTTCTTGTTTTGGCTAATAAACAACATAATGTCACATAGAGATTCTTTCTTACCAGCTTTTAATTTCATCACTCTTCTTACCTGCACCTTTTCTTACCCAGGACATCAGGCAGGTTGAGGTTCATCAATGGGATCAGTGACTCACAGGAGGAGCTGTGATCTTGGTTCAGTGGTGCCATTGTTCAGTGCTGAGCAAAAGCATAACGGCACAGAAATTGCATCTGCTGGTGTTGCTGGCACCTGCTAAGTGCTGCCTGTGGTTTGTTTTCAGATAACTGAAAGCTGGGATGCACTGATAGAGCCGAGACTGATGGTGGAGCCTCCAGTTAATGGATCCAGCGTTGAGAATGGAACATCTggaatgtgaaaaaaatgtgaacagTTGTACAGATTTGGTCTGTGAAATGCTGCCTTCTGATTCTGAGGGTGGCAGGTGCACTGGTGGATGTTACTGTCTTAAAAAGAAGTAGGccaaaagaaaaacaccttTTTCCCTTAGGCTATGTTTTTATGTAATACATGAAAACTTTATTATGAGAAGTCTAATATAGATCTGTTGGGTTTGAATATTTATATCCTACTGTAGCAAGCTGCAGATCTGGAATGGTTTGATTAAAAGATAAAACACAACCCTGTCATGTGAGTAACTATTTAAATGTCTGCGTTTGGCTAGAGTTGTATAACTGCCAGAGGTcacttgcatttaaaaattaattataagtATTGTTAACGAATTATAAATATTGTGCAGAACTtgccttctgctgctgtgtcttggattgcaatgcaagatgtagCCAAAAGTATATATTCTAttaccagctgttaaaaccagatgtggcagtgttctttatctcttccatgacccatcctccctccagggggatattttctgtgaatgagccattgagtctcactgcaggactgataaaattccatcatcccattgtgggatgctccacccagggggaggagccaagcattcctacctggatataatctgagactcACAACACCGCAGTCAGCCTTTccccactggattcccagaggaagactgGACACATCTGCATCACCACTGgatcttcagaggaaaactacacccttctacaggatcattgcttcacCAGAagcacatctgtcactccaggattactgcagccaccatttaatgggactgctaccaacaccctgacacCAACAGGGTGgcaggttgtattctgactctgtcagtagtttttttattattccttttcTCATATCTTTtcctgagagccccttaatttcaaaattacaatAATTAGCAGTGGAGAGAagttgtttacatttttccatttcaaggaaGGGTTCTGCCTTCTttggcagacacctgtcttttcaaaccaagacatgCTACATCATACAAATACTGTGACTTTGCAATTACTTAAAGAGTTCACCTGAACATGTCCAGAAAAGCCTGTGAATTTTGAGCTTCTGTAATTTTGAGGCAGATAAATAGAAGTGGTAACTGTCAACTTTGTTTAGAACCAGTGGAATTTAACATGAACTCCTCACACAGTTGTGTGATTAACACTGTATTAATCTATAAAGGCTATGAAAGCCtttattgtttgttttagaGCAAACCCTCTTGTGTTTGCTGAAGTTTCTGTGTTGCCTTTCTAccctttccctttccagcagcagaatGGGTCACCAGGTGCTGGCAAggcactgcagggacagctctaCTAATTATTAGCATTcaacagaattcaacagaatgacctaggttggaagagacctccaagatcattgagtccaacccatggTGTCACACCACACCTAGACCATGgtactgagtgccacatccagtcttttttaaacacatccttggtgatgactccaccacctccccaggcagaccattccaatactttattattctttctGTGATAAACTTtctcctgatatccaacctatatttcccaTGGCccagcttgagactgtgtcatcttgttctgtcagtgctgcctgggagaagagaccgaccccacctggctccagccacctttcaggagttgtagagagtgataaggtcacctctgagtctccttttctccaggctaaacaaccccagctccctcagccgttcctcacagggtttgtgttcccagcccctcaccagccttgttgcctcctctggacacgTTTGAGTGTCTCAAGgtccttcctaaa
This window of the Poecile atricapillus isolate bPoeAtr1 chromosome 17, bPoeAtr1.hap1, whole genome shotgun sequence genome carries:
- the COIL gene encoding coilin, with protein sequence MMAAGGGPVRLRLVFDHPPPASPGCALCWLLLEPGQARLVTDLLSLIRHRFGFSRRARLSLFLEEALLPPAESARLVRDNDSLRVKLEEIVADDYEEIDDDFIYTTKEDKERHRHKQDEEEFSRNEGKHKRKKKKEKHNLEYSSCREETSVDTWDSQKRYTKRKRKEEVRGRNRVSEGKEESSTSHSKKMKKAEREKQLATKKKDEKQTKVAAAKMALERANESFSLNSGENSTKKIATQSRKKRVGASDSSSTSSDSDSSELNVKESKTSHKPVVVTLPKDKSRVVSDFDVKTSKATVKSNTEKTKTAISKNAKNPQSSSSDSDSSTEDEKVTPAQDSTAKEKSVPNHTVAVKASTKASKAKSSSSDSDSSDSDPLVIKKSAAGAGLGDSVVRNCTKQLPASVQGSFASPGRGRGHGTREDNFWRRPRGRGFHGMMRGHGRGANPGFFYNYSSEGQKQRQLNEAATNTSVLVQNPVKIPKRDYSVLPLLAAPPQVGERIAFKRLELTENYSPEVSDYKEAKIISWNAEKRQIELEILSTSAGQLAKEPGKFDLVYQSADGEQLIEYAVPQDTKITESWDALIEPRLMVEPPVNGSSVENGTSGM